The following proteins are co-located in the Pelecanus crispus isolate bPelCri1 chromosome 5, bPelCri1.pri, whole genome shotgun sequence genome:
- the STK17B gene encoding serine/threonine-protein kinase 17B, with product MSRRRLENKSLSGLLATSLQTQIKTDNFHNFYMLESKELGRGRCAVVRKCIDKSTGQEYAAKFLKKRRRGQDCKAEILHEIAVLELMKSNPRIVNLHEVYETANEIILVLEYAAGGEIFDLCVPDLDDRIGERDIIRLIRQILEGLCCLHENNIVHLDLKPQNILLSSVNPLGDVKIVDFGMSRKLENSSELRQIMGTTEYLAPEILNYDPITTATDMWNIGVISYMLLTQESPFVGADNQETYLNISQVNVDYSEETFSSVSQPAKDFIQKLLIKNPEERPTAEACLSHLWLQQGEFVLLCSPEETCCSSLMSGHTTKCSEERNIKSSCNGTCSSKEDKENIPEDSSTVSKRFRFDDSLQYPQDFMTDFIC from the exons ATGTCGAGGAGAAGGTTGGAGAATAAAAGCCTTTCTGGCTTGTTAGCCACATCTCTGCAGACACAAATCAAGACAGACAATTTCCACAATTTCTATATGCTTGAATCAAAAGAGCTAGGAAG aggAAGATGTGCTGTAGTTAGAAAATGTATAGATAAATCCACAGGCCAAGAGTATGCAgctaaatttttaaagaaaagaagaagaggtCAAGACTGCAAAGCAGAGATTCTTCATGAAATTGCCGTGCTTGAATTAATGAAATCTAATCCTCGCATAGTTAATCTCCATGAAGTCTATGAAACAGCAAATGAAATCATCTTAGTGTTGGAATA tgctgctggaggagaaatATTTGACTTGTGTGTCCCAGATCTGGATGACAGAATTGGTGAAAGGGATATTATAAGACTTATAAGACAAATACTTGAAGGACTTTGCTGCTTGCACGAAAACAATATTGTTCATCTTGATTTAAAG cctcaaaatattttgctgagcAGCGTCAATCCTCTTGGTGATGTAAAAATCGTAGATTTTGGTATGTCTCGGAAGCTTGAGAATTCTAGTGAACTGCGGCAGATCATGGGAACAACAGAGTATCTAG CTCCAGAAATCTTAAACTATGATCCTATTACCACAGCTACAGATATGTG GAACATAGGTGTAATTTCGTACATGCTGCTGACACAAGAATCGCCATTTGTGGGAGCTGATAATCAAGAAACTTACCTTAATATATCTCAAGTTAATGTGGATTattcagaagaaacattttcatcagTTTCACAGCCTGCCAAAGACTTCATTCAAAAACTTCTCATAAAAAATCCAGA ggAAAGACCCACAGCAGAGGCCTGTCTTTCTCATTTGTGGTTGCAGCAAGGGGAGTTCGTACTCTTGTGTAGCCCTGAAGAAacttgttgctcttctctgatgTCGGGACACACAACAAAATGCTCAGAAGAGCGGAATATAAAATCCAGTTGTAATGGTACCTGTAGCAGCAAGGAGGACAAAGAAAACATTCCAGAGGACAGTAGTACAGTCTCCAAACGTTTCCGTTTTGATGATTCATTGCAGTATCCCCAAGACTTCATGACAGACTTCATATGTTAA